A single Caretta caretta isolate rCarCar2 chromosome 2, rCarCar1.hap1, whole genome shotgun sequence DNA region contains:
- the UPP1 gene encoding uridine phosphorylase 1 produces the protein MAPGITAEKKTEDEQSSKNNLIHLSNPHLEKMKDDILYHFALGTSTHDFPALFGDVKFVCVGGSPSRMKGFIAYIAEELGLGSVGADYPNICEGTDRYAMYKVGPVLSVSHGMGIPSIAIMLHELMKLLYHSKCSNITIIRIGTSGGIGLEPGSVVITSQSVDATFKPQFEQVILGKTIIRSTNLDDQLAKELMQCSKEINQFNTVIGNTMCTLDFYEGQARLDGAICLYTEEEKLQYLKAAYDAGVRNIEMESSVFAAICNLSGVRAAVVCVTLLNRLEGDQISSSHDVLVDYQQRPLKLVGHFIKKCLGKE, from the exons ATGGCACCTGGTATAACAGCTGAGAAGAAGACTGAGGATGAACAGTCATCAAA AAACAACTTAATTCATCTCTCCAATCCTCACCTTGAGAAAATGAAAGATGATATCCTGTACCATTTTGCTCTTGGGACTAGCACCCATGATTTTCCTGCCTTATTTGGAGATGTAAAG TTTGTATGTGTTGGAGGAAGCCCTTCACGGATGAAAGGTTTTATCGCCTACATAGCTGAAGAGCTCGGACTTGGGAGCGTTGGTGCTGACTATCCCAACATCTGTGAAGGAACTGACCGTTACGCGATGTACAAAGTAGGACCTGTGTTATCAGTCAGT CATGGTATGGGCATTCCCTCTATTGCAATCATGTTACATGAGTTGATGAAGCTGTTGTATCACTCCAAGTGTTCCAACATAACCATTATTCGCATTGGCACCTCTGGTGGAATAG GTCTGGAGCCAGGCTCAGTGGTAATAACTAGTCAATCAGTAGATGCTACCTTCAAGCCTCAATTTGAACAGGTTATCCTAGGAAAGACTATAATTCGTAGTACCAACCTAGATGACCAACTAGCCAAGGAACTGATGCAGTGCAGTAAGGAGATAAATCAATTCAATACAGTCATTGGAAATACTATGTGCACTTTGGATTTCTATGAAG GCCAAGCCCGTCTGGATGGTGCAATCTGCTTATATACTGAAGAAGAGAAATTGCAGTATTTGAAGGCAGCTTATGATGCTGGAGTCCGAAACATTGAGATGGAATCTTCAGTTTTTGCTGCTATTTGTAATCTTAGTGGTGTCAGAG CTGCTGTGGTGTGTGTCACACTTCTGAATCGACTTGAAGGGGATCAGATTAGCAGCTCGCATGATGTACTTGTGGACTATCAGCAGAGACCGCTGAAATTAGTGGGACACTTTATTAAGAAGTGCCTTGGGAAAGAGTGA